A single region of the Elizabethkingia sp. JS20170427COW genome encodes:
- a CDS encoding helix-turn-helix domain-containing protein has product MKALKDLLEYTHRSVFLTGKAGTGKTTFLNDFVKNTKKKYIVVAPTGIAAINAGGVTIHSLFTIPPRAFVPTTDPINRNQAMNINDLFPHFKYRKDKLKLLRELELLVIDEVSMLRADLLDVIDFALRHVRRSQQPFGGVQLLLIGDLYQLPPVVREDSEAILSQYYPSPFFFSAVALQQTPLLTVELTKVYRQQDEGFLQILNAIRDADISHAELERLNERYQPKFEPKEDSYIYLCSHNRIADRINQDKLAELGGRTYQFEASVFGNFSESQYPNEEVLELKVGAQIMFIRNDPSSEKKYYNGKLAEISYIGKDKIKAILDGSEEEIIINKETWEQKKYVVDEENNIQEEILGSFEQYPIRLAWAVTIHKSQGLTFDKVIIDAGKSFTSGQVYVALSRCRTLEGIVLKSKITQDVIFSDHRIEIFQEATHANDQLEEILEQEKYNYSLYKVLGNVDATWLRDASIKWAASAFVAKNLDQEKANHLFHILKLESDKLSSISAKFQKVLPKMLQSFLQKEIPWQEIENKCKGAVNFFYKNTIDHFYQPIKDFYSETKGVKGLKAYNEEIKNFLDNLDDYIDRLKRTELLETPLFDKEKEIDTSRKVIKKPTHLITYQLFEEGKTPGEIAKERGLVISTVYGHLAKMAEVGILDIERLFPKEKISSFEKKFHQEQYENLTEWKNALGNDFEFYDIRILLNHFQHLKDQED; this is encoded by the coding sequence TTGAAAGCTCTAAAAGACTTATTAGAATATACCCACAGAAGTGTTTTCCTTACTGGTAAAGCTGGTACTGGTAAAACTACTTTTCTAAATGATTTTGTAAAAAACACCAAAAAGAAATACATAGTGGTAGCTCCTACTGGCATTGCAGCAATCAATGCCGGTGGGGTTACCATACATTCTCTATTTACCATACCTCCACGCGCTTTTGTGCCGACTACAGATCCTATAAATCGTAATCAAGCGATGAATATTAACGATCTCTTCCCTCATTTTAAATACCGAAAAGACAAACTAAAACTATTGAGAGAATTAGAACTTTTGGTAATTGATGAAGTTTCCATGCTCCGTGCCGACTTACTGGACGTTATCGACTTTGCCCTTCGCCATGTGCGCAGAAGCCAACAGCCTTTTGGAGGAGTACAACTCTTACTCATTGGGGATTTATACCAACTTCCTCCCGTTGTAAGAGAAGATTCCGAAGCCATACTCTCCCAATACTATCCTTCGCCTTTCTTTTTTTCGGCAGTAGCCTTACAACAAACTCCTCTCCTAACGGTAGAGCTTACAAAAGTATACCGACAGCAGGATGAAGGCTTCTTACAAATCCTTAACGCCATCCGAGATGCCGACATTTCTCATGCCGAATTAGAGAGACTAAACGAGCGTTATCAGCCAAAATTTGAACCTAAAGAAGATTCTTACATTTACCTCTGTTCTCATAACAGAATTGCCGACAGAATCAACCAAGACAAACTTGCTGAGCTAGGAGGGCGTACCTACCAATTTGAAGCTTCTGTTTTTGGAAATTTCAGCGAAAGCCAGTACCCCAACGAGGAGGTGCTAGAACTAAAAGTAGGTGCCCAAATCATGTTCATCCGAAACGACCCTTCCTCTGAGAAAAAATACTATAATGGCAAGTTGGCAGAAATTTCTTATATCGGAAAAGATAAGATTAAAGCAATACTAGATGGTTCAGAGGAAGAAATTATCATAAACAAAGAGACTTGGGAACAAAAAAAATACGTCGTAGATGAAGAAAATAATATACAAGAAGAAATACTAGGAAGCTTTGAGCAATACCCTATACGCCTAGCATGGGCGGTTACCATCCATAAAAGTCAAGGTTTAACTTTTGACAAAGTAATCATCGATGCTGGAAAATCCTTCACCAGTGGACAAGTATATGTAGCCCTTAGCCGTTGCCGTACTTTGGAAGGTATTGTTTTGAAATCCAAAATCACTCAAGATGTTATCTTTAGCGACCACCGTATAGAAATTTTCCAAGAAGCAACACATGCCAATGACCAGCTAGAAGAAATATTAGAGCAAGAAAAATATAATTACTCCCTTTATAAAGTTTTAGGAAATGTGGATGCTACCTGGCTGAGAGATGCTTCTATAAAATGGGCAGCATCTGCATTTGTGGCTAAAAATCTAGATCAAGAAAAGGCCAATCATCTCTTCCATATTTTAAAATTAGAAAGCGATAAACTCTCTTCCATTAGCGCAAAGTTCCAAAAGGTGCTTCCCAAAATGCTTCAGTCTTTTCTACAAAAAGAAATTCCTTGGCAAGAAATTGAAAATAAATGCAAAGGAGCTGTCAACTTTTTCTACAAAAATACCATCGACCATTTTTATCAACCTATAAAAGACTTCTATTCTGAAACCAAAGGTGTAAAAGGGCTAAAGGCTTATAATGAAGAAATAAAAAACTTCCTCGACAACTTGGATGACTACATCGATAGGCTAAAACGAACCGAGCTATTGGAAACTCCTTTATTCGACAAAGAAAAAGAGATAGACACTAGCCGTAAAGTTATCAAAAAGCCTACCCATCTCATCACTTATCAGTTGTTTGAAGAAGGGAAAACGCCCGGCGAAATTGCCAAAGAAAGAGGATTGGTAATTTCTACAGTGTATGGACATTTGGCAAAAATGGCAGAGGTAGGAATTTTGGATATTGAAAGATTATTCCCTAAAGAGAAAATTTCTAGTTTCGAGAAAAAATTCCACCAAGAACAGTATGAAAATCTTACCGAATGGAAAAATGCCTTAGGAAATGATTTTGAATTTTATGATATTCGGATTTTACTTAACCATTTTCAACATCTAAAAGACCAAGAAGATTGA
- the folK gene encoding 2-amino-4-hydroxy-6-hydroxymethyldihydropteridine diphosphokinase — translation MSQNKVILLLGSNINFPEINVRNSIRLINKDIGTIVKQSLKKNTFPVEFDSKNIFCNIALEIYTQLSPIQLLKKIKEIERDMGRVEDSSVKGFYEDRVIDIDIVSFNDINFQCSKLSVPHYKHLYERDFSKELITQLNTIDV, via the coding sequence ATGTCGCAAAATAAAGTAATTTTGTTACTAGGAAGCAATATTAATTTTCCAGAAATTAATGTTAGAAATTCTATAAGGTTAATTAATAAAGATATAGGAACTATCGTTAAACAATCTTTAAAAAAAAATACTTTTCCTGTAGAATTTGATAGTAAAAATATTTTTTGTAATATTGCATTGGAAATTTATACCCAATTATCACCGATTCAGTTACTTAAAAAGATAAAAGAGATCGAAAGAGATATGGGTAGAGTTGAAGATTCTTCAGTAAAGGGTTTCTATGAGGATAGGGTGATTGATATTGATATTGTAAGTTTTAATGATATCAACTTTCAATGCTCGAAGCTAAGCGTACCTCATTATAAACATCTTTATGAAAGAGATTTTTCTAAAGAATTGATAACACAATTAAATACAATAGATGTATGA
- the sppA gene encoding signal peptide peptidase SppA: MKSFFKAVMANIVAILIIFGIFTFGFIFLIMISALSGKGSTNVKDNSVLVLNLKDNVVETENEVSPSMFALNEEKVLRLSDILDAIQQAKTDSKIKGISIESDNISAGITQIDDIRKALEDFKSSGKFVYAYGNTVSQSAYYLSSVSEQYFLHPAGGVELKGLSSEVVFLKDFFDKLGIGVDVLRHGKYKSAVEPFLTNKISDENKEQLTFMLGDLWKNISTKMMTSRKMDSLQFNNTVDSLYGIIPDLALQHKLVDRLSQKTEYENFIKAKMKTPTKDDLNKVSIKKYIQSLNDTSSSSDSNNQVAVLYASGEIMSGKGISGIYSEDIIKEIKKLVDDNKVKSVVLRINSPGGSANASDEILFELQQLRAKKPLVVSFGDYAASGGYYIAMAGQRIFSEPNTLTGSIGVFGMIYNAKDLAARYGLRSDIVKTNENANMFSTINGISEGTKNMMQKSVEQTYKRFVHFVSKNRNKTFEQIDEVGSGHVWSGTRAKEIGLVDELGSLNDAIRYAGKLAKLKDYSIKSYPKEKSSMERFMENFSEEDIAAKALELKFGKENYQLLQRVFNTPSKEVQMALPYHIKID; encoded by the coding sequence ATGAAAAGTTTTTTTAAAGCTGTTATGGCAAATATTGTCGCCATACTCATCATTTTCGGGATTTTCACATTTGGTTTTATCTTTCTCATTATGATTTCTGCCTTATCAGGCAAAGGTAGTACAAATGTAAAAGATAATTCGGTTTTGGTTTTAAATCTTAAGGATAATGTAGTAGAAACTGAAAATGAAGTTTCTCCATCGATGTTTGCTCTTAACGAAGAAAAAGTTTTAAGATTATCCGATATCCTAGATGCTATCCAACAAGCTAAAACAGATTCTAAAATCAAGGGAATCTCTATTGAATCGGACAATATTTCTGCGGGTATCACCCAAATTGATGATATACGCAAGGCTTTAGAAGATTTTAAAAGCTCTGGGAAGTTTGTTTATGCCTACGGAAATACCGTTTCTCAAAGTGCTTATTACCTCTCCTCTGTATCGGAACAATATTTTCTCCACCCTGCTGGAGGAGTAGAACTAAAAGGCCTATCTTCAGAAGTTGTATTCCTTAAAGATTTCTTCGATAAATTAGGAATAGGAGTAGATGTCTTACGACATGGTAAATATAAATCCGCAGTAGAACCTTTCTTAACCAATAAAATTTCCGATGAAAATAAGGAACAACTTACCTTTATGCTTGGCGATTTATGGAAAAACATTTCTACTAAAATGATGACTTCAAGAAAAATGGATAGCCTACAATTCAACAATACTGTAGACAGCCTTTATGGCATTATCCCTGATCTAGCCCTTCAGCACAAGCTGGTAGATCGCCTTAGCCAAAAAACAGAATATGAAAACTTCATAAAAGCTAAGATGAAAACCCCTACAAAGGATGATCTGAATAAAGTTTCTATTAAAAAGTACATACAATCTCTTAACGATACCTCTTCTAGTTCAGATTCCAACAATCAAGTAGCAGTACTATATGCTTCAGGTGAAATTATGAGTGGAAAAGGTATTTCTGGAATTTATTCTGAAGACATCATTAAAGAAATTAAAAAACTTGTCGATGACAATAAAGTAAAATCTGTAGTTCTTAGAATTAACTCTCCGGGAGGTAGTGCCAATGCTAGTGATGAAATTTTATTCGAACTTCAACAATTAAGAGCCAAAAAACCTCTTGTCGTTTCTTTTGGGGACTATGCAGCCTCTGGAGGATATTACATTGCTATGGCAGGACAGAGAATTTTTTCTGAACCTAATACTTTAACAGGATCCATTGGTGTATTTGGAATGATTTACAATGCTAAAGATCTTGCTGCAAGATATGGGTTAAGATCCGACATCGTAAAAACCAATGAAAATGCCAATATGTTCTCTACCATCAATGGTATTAGCGAAGGTACCAAAAATATGATGCAAAAGAGCGTTGAGCAAACCTATAAAAGATTTGTACATTTTGTAAGTAAAAACCGAAACAAAACCTTCGAACAAATTGATGAAGTAGGTAGTGGCCACGTATGGTCTGGGACTAGAGCTAAAGAAATAGGTTTGGTTGATGAATTAGGAAGCCTGAATGACGCCATTCGTTATGCTGGGAAATTAGCCAAGCTAAAAGATTATTCTATTAAATCTTACCCTAAAGAGAAAAGTAGCATGGAAAGATTTATGGAAAACTTCAGTGAAGAAGACATTGCTGCAAAAGCTTTAGAACTAAAATTTGGAAAAGAAAATTACCAACTCTTACAAAGAGTTTTTAACACTCCATCCAAAGAAGTACAGATGGCTTTACCTTATCATATTAAAATCGACTAA
- a CDS encoding OmpA family protein, producing the protein MKNNLFISAICLSMPLAMFGQDTIKAPQFDPAYTSGDTEARLFTNSERQFRDWSISVGGGAAFMHSADITSFYGGKVNWGWNAYVSLDKQITHAFGLSLQYSRGETKQKAQARPEWGVAQGHTKYDQIGLIGDLNVSNLFRRVDNHSNFRWALHAYAGVGIQGYKSYLIDNVRLKNYPNDIHQPLDQASVFWTAGTGVQYKLSKLIDLELRAMYIFSGDDAFDGSGIQGGKVYENPNLNPYMNIHSSRSDNMFTVNLGLSFKLGKHNNHLRWFDPLQDIYAKAAILEAKDNDFVVCKSGDNDNDGVCDDWDRELNTPAGARVDGSGVALDIDLDGVIDLYDKCVTVPGPKENDGCPLEGKTTAVEKINKELEGIEFALNSDVIRPTSYGKLNNAAEIIKTLEAGAKYQVIGATDTRGKAQYNLTLSQKRANAVVKYLVNKGVDASALTAIGKGMTDLKYPECNPASKCPEWKNEANRRVYFQEK; encoded by the coding sequence ATGAAAAATAATTTATTCATTAGTGCTATTTGCTTAAGTATGCCACTGGCTATGTTTGGGCAAGATACGATTAAAGCTCCTCAATTTGATCCAGCTTATACATCGGGAGATACTGAAGCAAGACTTTTCACTAATTCAGAAAGACAATTTAGAGATTGGTCGATTTCTGTTGGTGGAGGTGCTGCTTTTATGCACTCTGCAGATATTACTTCTTTCTATGGAGGTAAAGTTAATTGGGGGTGGAATGCTTATGTAAGTTTAGATAAGCAAATTACTCATGCTTTTGGGTTAAGTCTTCAATATTCCAGAGGAGAGACCAAGCAAAAAGCACAAGCAAGACCTGAATGGGGCGTTGCTCAAGGGCATACTAAATATGATCAAATAGGCTTAATTGGAGATCTGAATGTTTCTAATCTATTTAGAAGAGTGGATAATCATTCTAACTTCCGTTGGGCATTACATGCTTATGCAGGAGTAGGTATCCAAGGGTATAAATCTTATTTAATTGATAATGTTCGATTGAAAAATTATCCGAATGATATTCATCAACCTTTAGATCAGGCCTCTGTTTTCTGGACTGCAGGTACTGGTGTACAATATAAATTGTCTAAGCTTATTGATTTAGAATTAAGAGCTATGTATATTTTCTCTGGGGATGATGCCTTTGATGGTTCAGGAATCCAAGGAGGAAAAGTATATGAAAACCCAAATCTGAATCCATATATGAATATCCATTCCTCAAGATCGGATAATATGTTTACCGTTAACCTAGGGTTAAGCTTTAAGTTAGGGAAACATAATAATCACTTAAGATGGTTTGATCCTCTACAAGATATCTATGCAAAAGCAGCAATACTAGAAGCAAAAGATAACGATTTTGTGGTTTGTAAATCTGGAGATAACGATAACGATGGTGTTTGTGACGATTGGGATAGAGAATTAAATACTCCTGCTGGAGCAAGAGTAGATGGTTCTGGTGTTGCCCTAGATATAGATTTAGACGGTGTAATCGATCTTTATGATAAATGTGTAACCGTTCCTGGTCCAAAAGAAAATGACGGATGTCCTCTAGAGGGTAAAACTACTGCGGTTGAAAAAATCAATAAAGAACTAGAAGGAATTGAATTCGCATTAAATAGCGATGTAATTCGTCCAACATCTTATGGTAAATTAAATAATGCAGCAGAAATTATAAAAACTTTAGAAGCAGGAGCTAAGTACCAAGTTATTGGAGCTACCGATACACGTGGTAAAGCACAATATAACTTAACATTATCTCAGAAAAGAGCTAATGCAGTAGTTAAATATCTTGTGAACAAAGGAGTTGATGCTAGTGCTTTAACAGCAATAGGTAAGGGTATGACAGATTTGAAATATCCAGAATGTAACCCTGCTAGCAAGTGCCCAGAGTGGAAAAACGAAGCAAACAGACGTGTTTACTTTCAAGAAAAATAA
- the hemH gene encoding ferrochelatase has product MKGILLVNLGSPKSTSVKDVRRYLDEFLMDERVIDLRWFFRSLLVQGIILNTRPKKSAEAYKTVWTDQGSPLIVISEQIQKKLQPLVEVPVSLGMRYEEPSIETGIRELVAKGVDEIVLLPLYPQYAMSTTETVVVKAEEVRAKYFPQVKLKHVKPFYNRDLYIEVLAKSIQRKLPENFDRLQFSYHGVPERHIYKTDRTETCNLENCRTEGKHHFNEYCYLNHCYETTRLVREKLGLPEEKVGISFQSRLGKDPWVQPYTDATLAGLPEKGIKNIVVACPAFVSDCLETLEEISVEGKETFLHAGGEQFTYIPCLNDDDDWVQVIKVLCEEIL; this is encoded by the coding sequence ATGAAAGGTATTTTATTGGTTAATTTAGGATCTCCAAAATCTACATCTGTGAAAGATGTTCGTAGGTATTTGGACGAGTTTTTAATGGATGAAAGAGTAATTGATTTAAGATGGTTTTTCAGATCTCTTCTTGTACAAGGGATTATCCTAAATACCAGACCCAAAAAATCAGCAGAGGCTTATAAAACTGTTTGGACAGATCAAGGATCGCCTCTTATTGTAATTTCTGAACAAATACAGAAAAAACTTCAACCATTGGTAGAGGTGCCTGTATCTTTGGGGATGAGGTATGAAGAGCCGTCTATAGAAACAGGTATCCGGGAGTTGGTAGCAAAAGGGGTAGATGAAATAGTCTTGCTTCCTCTTTATCCACAATATGCGATGAGTACTACTGAAACAGTAGTGGTAAAAGCTGAAGAGGTGAGAGCTAAATATTTTCCTCAAGTGAAGTTAAAGCATGTAAAGCCTTTTTACAACAGAGATCTTTATATTGAAGTTTTAGCAAAGAGCATTCAACGAAAACTACCAGAAAATTTTGATAGATTGCAGTTTTCTTATCACGGTGTTCCAGAAAGACATATTTATAAAACCGATAGAACAGAAACTTGTAATTTGGAAAACTGCCGCACAGAAGGGAAACATCATTTTAATGAGTATTGCTATTTAAATCACTGTTACGAAACAACAAGATTGGTGAGAGAAAAATTAGGACTTCCTGAGGAAAAAGTTGGCATAAGTTTTCAATCACGTTTAGGGAAGGATCCTTGGGTGCAACCTTATACAGATGCTACTTTAGCAGGGCTTCCTGAAAAGGGAATTAAAAATATCGTGGTAGCTTGTCCGGCATTTGTTTCAGATTGTTTGGAAACCTTAGAGGAAATATCAGTAGAAGGTAAAGAGACCTTTCTTCATGCCGGAGGAGAGCAGTTTACTTATATCCCTTGCCTTAATGATGATGATGATTGGGTACAGGTAATCAAAGTTCTTTGTGAAGAAATTCTATAA
- a CDS encoding MBL fold metallo-hydrolase, translated as MLHIQVFPFNPFSENTYVVYDNEKKAWLIDPGNFHAEETKALSQFIEQHQLKIEKILLTHAHIDHILGLQWAYDTFKTPIHLHPLEEEILKMGELSAQRFGFPFKNFVGEILYVEEGQKLYLGEEEFDIYFTPGHSPGSVCYHHKKQQFIISGDVLFQGSIGRTDLYKGNYNQLIESIQQKLLNLEEETTVLSGHGSATNIGVEKQINPFLK; from the coding sequence ATGCTTCACATACAAGTATTCCCCTTCAATCCTTTTTCGGAAAACACCTATGTAGTGTATGATAATGAAAAAAAAGCATGGTTAATAGATCCAGGTAATTTCCATGCAGAAGAAACCAAAGCTTTGTCTCAATTTATAGAGCAACACCAGCTTAAAATAGAAAAAATACTTTTAACCCATGCCCATATCGATCATATATTAGGGTTACAATGGGCGTATGATACTTTTAAAACTCCGATACACCTTCATCCTCTAGAAGAGGAAATCCTAAAAATGGGAGAACTTTCTGCCCAACGATTTGGCTTTCCTTTTAAAAACTTTGTTGGAGAAATTTTGTATGTTGAAGAAGGACAAAAACTTTATTTAGGAGAAGAAGAATTTGATATTTATTTTACCCCAGGGCATTCCCCAGGAAGCGTTTGCTACCACCATAAAAAACAACAATTTATTATCTCTGGTGATGTTTTATTCCAAGGCAGTATTGGCAGAACCGATTTATATAAAGGAAATTATAATCAATTAATTGAAAGTATTCAGCAAAAACTTCTTAACTTAGAAGAAGAAACTACCGTGCTTAGTGGGCATGGTAGTGCTACAAATATAGGTGTAGAAAAACAAATTAACCCTTTTTTAAAATAA
- a CDS encoding NifU family protein translates to MYEIRIQTTENPNIIKFVAGHALIEGALELDRQSNISEIPLAQELFKLPFVKSIFITANFIAVSKEDFVEWDTVSEALKDLIEDQLLEHPGIYIPKKKEQYMIYAEMSPNPWVMKFVSNSLIVDGFLEVKSQEESQEVPLAKTLFENFSFIESIFISDNYIAVTKDNSIEWHQVMIELRDFISHYLQAGGVISNIPAQAHEKPVDNIIQREYSDEEQKINDILNEYVAPAIAGDGGKISLIEYDKENKIAKMLLQGACSGCPSSTATLKNGIENILKQFAPELVNSVEAVNG, encoded by the coding sequence ATGTACGAAATCAGAATACAAACTACAGAGAATCCTAATATTATTAAGTTTGTTGCAGGACATGCTTTAATAGAAGGAGCTTTAGAGTTGGATAGACAATCTAATATATCGGAAATACCTTTGGCACAAGAGCTTTTTAAATTGCCTTTTGTAAAGAGTATTTTTATTACTGCTAACTTTATTGCTGTTAGTAAAGAGGACTTTGTAGAATGGGATACTGTTTCCGAAGCTTTGAAGGATCTTATAGAAGATCAGCTTCTAGAGCATCCAGGTATTTATATTCCGAAAAAGAAAGAACAATATATGATTTATGCAGAAATGTCTCCCAACCCTTGGGTAATGAAATTTGTTTCCAATAGCCTTATCGTAGATGGCTTTTTAGAAGTGAAATCTCAAGAGGAATCTCAAGAGGTACCTTTGGCAAAAACCTTATTCGAGAATTTTAGTTTTATTGAAAGCATTTTTATTAGCGATAATTATATTGCCGTAACTAAAGATAATAGCATCGAGTGGCACCAAGTAATGATAGAACTTAGAGATTTTATTTCCCATTACTTGCAAGCAGGTGGAGTTATTAGCAATATTCCTGCACAGGCTCATGAAAAGCCAGTAGATAACATTATCCAAAGGGAATATTCCGATGAAGAGCAAAAGATTAATGATATTTTAAACGAATATGTTGCCCCGGCAATTGCGGGAGATGGTGGAAAAATTTCTCTTATCGAATATGATAAAGAAAATAAAATTGCAAAAATGCTTCTGCAAGGAGCTTGTAGCGGATGCCCTTCTTCTACAGCAACACTGAAAAATGGTATCGAAAATATACTAAAGCAGTTTGCTCCTGAATTGGTGAATAGTGTTGAAGCTGTCAATGGTTAA
- a CDS encoding OmpA family protein, whose translation MKSIFASIAALALTMPMAVFGQDTNTKSVRDFSSNSESVAPFNNSVKKYNDWAISAGGGSAIIQTGNITSINNGAGKNLFGWSAYFSVDKMISHAFGLKLQYDKGETRQGWGNTKDHLPNTLAARTQFDAISLLGDVNLSNLFRRVDNRSPYRWALHAYAGVGTLAYRAYLQPSAPVATQMLATEVKPFKAGSLFGQWGGAVKYRATKALDIEARVMYVHTGDNTFDGAIGNLQQITNKTSDNMITAALGLTYNIGKHQSSLFWHDPMQELYYKLDVLENKNSDVEVCKKGDVDNDGVCDDWDRELNTPAGARVDGAGVALDTDLDGVIDLYDKCVTVPGPKENDGCPLVDNTAKDASKSIEGIEFDLNSDRILSSNHSILNNAASQIKSSNAQYKVVGAADDRGTVQYNQKLSERRANSVKNYLIKNGVDASKIQAVGHGKKDLKYPECVPASKCPEWKNRANRRVYFEQK comes from the coding sequence ATGAAATCAATTTTTGCAAGTATAGCCGCTTTGGCACTAACGATGCCAATGGCTGTTTTTGGACAAGATACCAATACTAAAAGCGTTAGAGATTTTTCTTCTAACTCAGAGAGCGTAGCACCATTTAACAATTCTGTTAAAAAATATAACGACTGGGCTATTTCCGCAGGGGGAGGTTCAGCTATTATCCAAACAGGTAATATTACTTCCATCAATAACGGAGCAGGGAAAAATCTTTTCGGATGGTCTGCTTATTTTAGTGTGGATAAAATGATTAGCCATGCTTTTGGATTAAAATTGCAATATGATAAAGGAGAAACTAGACAAGGTTGGGGAAATACAAAAGATCATTTGCCAAATACTCTTGCTGCTAGAACTCAGTTTGATGCAATATCATTATTAGGAGATGTTAATTTATCTAATCTATTTAGAAGAGTAGATAATAGATCACCATACCGTTGGGCTTTACATGCTTATGCAGGGGTAGGTACTTTGGCTTATAGAGCTTATTTACAACCATCTGCTCCAGTAGCAACTCAGATGTTGGCTACTGAAGTGAAGCCTTTTAAAGCGGGTTCTCTTTTCGGACAGTGGGGAGGTGCTGTAAAATATAGAGCGACTAAAGCGTTAGATATTGAAGCAAGAGTAATGTATGTACATACTGGTGATAATACTTTTGATGGGGCTATCGGTAACTTACAACAAATTACCAATAAAACCTCGGACAATATGATTACTGCAGCGTTAGGTTTAACGTATAATATTGGTAAACACCAATCAAGCTTATTCTGGCATGATCCTATGCAAGAACTATATTATAAGTTAGACGTTCTTGAGAACAAAAACTCTGATGTAGAAGTATGTAAAAAAGGAGATGTTGATAATGATGGCGTTTGCGATGATTGGGATAGAGAACTTAATACTCCAGCAGGAGCAAGAGTAGATGGAGCAGGAGTTGCTTTAGATACGGATTTGGATGGAGTAATCGATCTTTACGATAAATGTGTAACCGTTCCTGGTCCAAAAGAAAATGATGGATGTCCTCTAGTAGATAATACTGCAAAAGATGCTTCTAAGAGTATCGAGGGAATAGAGTTCGATTTAAATTCAGATAGAATTTTATCTTCTAATCACTCTATTCTAAATAATGCAGCAAGTCAGATTAAATCTTCTAATGCTCAATATAAAGTTGTAGGAGCTGCAGATGATAGAGGAACTGTACAGTATAACCAAAAATTATCTGAAAGAAGAGCAAACAGCGTTAAAAACTACTTGATTAAAAACGGAGTTGATGCTTCAAAAATCCAAGCAGTTGGTCATGGTAAAAAAGATTTAAAATACCCTGAATGCGTACCTGCTTCAAAATGCCCTGAATGGAAAAACAGAGCTAACAGAAGAGTTTACTTTGAACAAAAATAA
- a CDS encoding gamma carbonic anhydrase family protein translates to MALIKKLLGKTPKFGENIYLAETATVIGDVVMGNDCSVWFNAVIRGDVNSIQMGNKVNIQDNAMVHCTYEKTQTIIGDNVSIGHNAIVHGCHIHDNVLVGMGAIIMDHCVVESNAIVAAGAVVTQGTLIKAGEIWAGVPARKIKAVSVSLVEGEINRVSENYVKYADWYKED, encoded by the coding sequence ATGGCATTAATTAAGAAACTTTTAGGAAAAACTCCAAAATTCGGAGAAAATATATATTTAGCAGAAACAGCCACTGTTATTGGAGATGTCGTTATGGGAAACGACTGCAGTGTATGGTTTAATGCCGTAATCCGTGGGGATGTCAACAGCATCCAAATGGGTAACAAAGTTAACATTCAGGATAATGCTATGGTTCATTGCACTTATGAGAAGACCCAAACCATTATAGGAGATAACGTTTCCATTGGACATAATGCTATTGTACATGGGTGCCATATTCATGATAATGTCCTGGTAGGCATGGGGGCAATTATTATGGATCATTGTGTGGTAGAAAGCAACGCTATAGTTGCTGCTGGAGCTGTCGTAACACAAGGTACACTGATTAAAGCTGGAGAAATCTGGGCTGGTGTTCCTGCTAGGAAAATAAAAGCCGTTTCGGTGAGCTTGGTAGAAGGAGAGATTAATAGAGTCTCTGAAAACTATGTAAAATATGCAGATTGGTATAAAGAGGATTAA